In a genomic window of Pseudomonas mohnii:
- the clpA gene encoding ATP-dependent Clp protease ATP-binding subunit ClpA, with protein sequence MLNRELEVTLNLAFKEARSKRHEFMTVEHLLLALLDNEAAATVLRACGANLDKLKHDLQEFIDSTTPLIPVHDEDRETQPTLGFQRVLQRAVFHVQSSGKREVTGANVLVAIFSEQESQAVFLLKQQSVARIDVVNYIAHGISKVPGHGDHSEGEQDMQDDEGGESSSSGNPLDAYASNLNELARQGRIDPLVGRELEVERVAQILARRRKNNPLLVGEAGVGKTAIAEGLAKRIVDNQVPDLLANSVVYSLDLGALLAGTKYRGDFEKRFKALLNELKKRPQAILFIDEIHTIIGAGAASGGVMDASNLLKPLLSSGDIRCIGSTTFQEFRGIFEKDRALARRFQKVDVSEPSVEDTIGILRGLKGRFETHHNIEYSDEALRAAAELASRYINDRHMPDKAIDVIDEAGAYQRLQPIEKRVKRIEVAQVEDIVAKIARIPPKHVTSSDKELLRNLERDLKLTVFGQDAAIDSLATAIKLSRAGLKSPDKPVGSFLFAGPTGVGKTEAARQLAKALGVELVRFDMSEYMERHTVSRLIGAPPGYVGFDQGGLLTEAITKQPHCVLLLDEIEKAHPEVFNLLLQVMDHGTLTDNNGRKADFRNVIVIMTTNAGAETAARASIGFTYQDHSSDAMEVIKKSFTPEFRNRLDTIIQFGRLSHEVIKSVVDKFLIELQAQLEDKRVLLEVSDAARSWLAAGGYDAAMGARPMARLIQDKIKRPLAEEILFGELAEHGGVVHIDIKDGELTFEFETTAEMA encoded by the coding sequence ATGTTAAACCGCGAGCTCGAAGTCACCCTCAATCTTGCCTTCAAGGAGGCCCGTTCGAAGCGTCATGAATTCATGACCGTCGAGCATCTCCTGCTGGCCCTATTGGACAATGAGGCTGCCGCCACCGTATTGCGTGCCTGCGGCGCAAACCTCGACAAACTCAAGCACGACCTGCAGGAGTTCATTGACTCCACCACGCCGTTGATCCCCGTGCATGACGAGGACCGCGAAACCCAGCCAACCCTGGGCTTCCAGCGTGTACTGCAACGTGCTGTGTTTCATGTACAGAGCTCGGGCAAACGTGAAGTGACTGGCGCCAACGTGCTGGTCGCGATCTTCAGTGAGCAAGAGAGTCAGGCAGTGTTCCTGCTGAAACAGCAGAGCGTTGCCCGTATCGATGTCGTCAACTACATCGCCCATGGCATTTCCAAGGTGCCAGGGCATGGCGATCACTCTGAGGGTGAGCAAGATATGCAGGACGACGAGGGCGGTGAGTCTTCTTCTTCAGGCAACCCACTGGATGCTTATGCCAGTAACCTCAACGAACTCGCGCGCCAGGGTCGTATCGATCCGTTGGTCGGTCGTGAGCTGGAAGTCGAGCGCGTTGCGCAGATCCTGGCGCGTCGTCGCAAAAACAATCCACTGCTGGTAGGCGAGGCGGGCGTGGGTAAAACCGCGATTGCCGAAGGTCTGGCCAAGCGCATTGTCGACAACCAGGTACCGGACCTGCTGGCCAACAGCGTGGTTTACTCCCTCGATCTGGGTGCCTTGCTGGCCGGGACCAAATATCGCGGTGATTTCGAGAAGCGCTTCAAGGCGTTGCTCAATGAACTGAAAAAACGTCCACAGGCAATCCTGTTCATCGACGAGATCCACACCATCATCGGTGCGGGTGCAGCGTCCGGTGGCGTCATGGACGCTTCGAACCTGCTCAAGCCGCTGCTGTCGTCGGGTGATATCCGTTGCATCGGTTCGACGACCTTCCAGGAGTTCCGCGGCATCTTCGAGAAGGACCGTGCCTTGGCTCGGCGCTTCCAGAAGGTCGATGTGTCCGAGCCTTCGGTGGAAGACACCATCGGTATCCTGCGCGGCCTGAAAGGGCGTTTCGAGACCCATCACAATATCGAATACAGTGATGAAGCCCTGCGCGCCGCTGCCGAACTGGCCTCGCGCTACATCAATGACCGGCACATGCCGGACAAGGCCATCGACGTCATCGACGAGGCGGGTGCCTACCAGCGCCTGCAGCCGATCGAGAAGCGCGTAAAACGCATCGAGGTGGCTCAGGTCGAGGACATCGTCGCGAAAATCGCGCGGATTCCGCCAAAACACGTCACCAGTTCCGACAAGGAACTGCTGCGTAACCTTGAGCGTGACCTGAAATTGACGGTGTTTGGTCAGGATGCCGCGATCGACTCCCTGGCGACCGCGATCAAACTGTCCCGTGCCGGACTCAAGTCGCCTGACAAGCCTGTCGGTTCGTTCCTGTTCGCCGGTCCTACCGGTGTCGGTAAAACCGAAGCGGCGCGTCAGCTCGCCAAGGCGTTGGGTGTCGAGCTGGTTCGTTTCGACATGTCCGAGTACATGGAGCGCCACACCGTGTCGCGTCTGATCGGTGCGCCTCCGGGCTACGTCGGGTTCGATCAGGGCGGTCTGCTGACCGAAGCCATTACCAAGCAGCCTCACTGCGTGCTGTTGCTCGATGAAATCGAGAAAGCGCATCCGGAAGTCTTCAACCTGCTGCTGCAGGTCATGGATCACGGTACGTTGACCGATAACAACGGGCGCAAGGCGGATTTCCGTAACGTGATCGTCATCATGACGACCAACGCCGGTGCCGAGACCGCAGCCCGTGCCTCGATCGGTTTCACCTATCAGGATCACTCTTCCGATGCGATGGAAGTGATCAAGAAAAGCTTCACGCCGGAATTCCGCAACCGCCTGGACACCATCATTCAGTTTGGTCGCCTCAGTCACGAGGTTATCAAGAGCGTGGTGGACAAGTTCCTCATCGAGCTTCAGGCGCAGCTGGAAGACAAGCGTGTGCTGTTGGAGGTTTCCGATGCGGCCCGCAGCTGGCTGGCGGCCGGTGGTTACGACGCAGCAATGGGTGCTCGACCAATGGCTCGCCTGATCCAGGACAAGATCAAGCGTCCGCTGGCAGAGGAGATTCTCTTTGGCGAACTGGCCGAACATGGCGGTGTGGTGCACATCGACATCAAGGACGGCGAGCTGACCTTCGAGTTCGAGACCACGGCCGAAATGGCCTGA
- a CDS encoding arginyltransferase — translation MTELARLKFYATQPHSCSYLPEEQATTLFLDPSQPMDVHVYADLSEMGFRRSGDHLYRPHCQNCNACVPARIPVGQFTPNRQQKRIFKRNADLQVRPAKPGFSEEYFDLYQRYIEQRHADGDMYPPSRDQFSTFLVRDLPFSRFYEFRLDGRLLAIAVTDLLPNGLSAVYTFYEPAEDRRSLGRFAILWQIGEARRLGLDAVYLGYWIKNCKKMSYKTQYRPIELLINQRWVALN, via the coding sequence ATGACCGAGTTGGCGCGCTTGAAGTTCTATGCCACTCAGCCCCACTCTTGCAGTTATCTGCCAGAGGAGCAGGCTACAACCCTGTTCCTCGATCCTAGCCAGCCCATGGATGTGCATGTCTATGCGGACCTGTCGGAAATGGGTTTTCGTCGCAGTGGCGATCACCTCTATCGGCCGCATTGTCAAAACTGCAATGCGTGCGTGCCTGCACGCATCCCTGTAGGACAATTCACCCCCAACCGTCAGCAGAAGCGCATTTTCAAACGCAATGCCGACTTGCAGGTACGCCCGGCAAAACCAGGCTTCAGCGAAGAGTATTTCGACCTTTACCAGCGCTATATCGAACAGCGTCATGCCGATGGCGACATGTATCCGCCGAGTCGCGATCAATTTTCGACATTCCTGGTACGTGACCTGCCTTTCTCGCGCTTCTATGAATTTCGCCTCGACGGGCGGCTGCTAGCCATCGCTGTCACTGACCTTCTGCCGAACGGTCTGTCGGCGGTCTACACCTTCTATGAGCCTGCAGAAGACCGCCGAAGCCTGGGGCGTTTCGCGATCCTGTGGCAGATTGGCGAGGCCCGGCGCCTGGGGCTGGACGCAGTCTACCTGGGTTACTGGATCAAGAACTGCAAAAAAATGAGCTACAAGACGCAATATCGACCCATTGAACTGCTGATTAACCAGCGTTGGGTTGCCCTGAACTAG
- a CDS encoding NADP-dependent isocitrate dehydrogenase: MPTRSKIIYTFTDEAPALATYSLLPIVEAFTASADIAVETRDISLAGRILASFPEQLGDKAVADHLAELGALAITPEANIIKLPNISASVPQLQAAIKELQAQGYALPDYPETVTTEADKEAKARYDKIKGSAVNPVLREGNSDRRAPLSVKNYARKHPHKMGVWAADSKSHVAHMTTGDFYGSEKAALIDAAGAVKIELIAQDGTTTVLKEKTTVQAGEIIDCAVMSKNALRSFIAAEIEDAKAKGVLLSVHLKATMMKVSDPIMFGQIVAEFYKDALAKHADVLAQIGFNLNNGIGDLYARIKALPAEQQAHIEADIQAVYAVRPSLAMVNSDKGITNLHVPSDVIVDASMPAMIRDSGKMWGTDGQLHDTKAVIPDRCYATIYQAVIEDCKANGAFDPTTMGSVPNVGLMAQKAEEYGSHDKTFQIKTNGVVRVTDTKGTLLLEQPVEAGDIFRMCQAKDAPIQDWVKLAVNRARASNTPAIFWLDPMRAHDGVVIEKVQAYLKDHDTTGLDIQIMAPVDAMKYTLKRTREGKDTISVTGNVLRDYLTDLFPIMELGTSAKMLSIVPLMKGGGLFETGAGGSAPKHVQQLLEENFLRWDSLGEFLALAASLEHLGATYNNPKALVLAKTLDQATGQFLDNNKSPSRKVGNIDNRGSHFYLALYWAQALAAQTEDKALQAQFATLAKTLTENEATIVAELNAVQGKPVDIGGYYHANADLISKAMRPSATFNAAIAALV, from the coding sequence ATGCCCACCCGCTCGAAGATCATCTATACCTTCACCGACGAAGCTCCCGCCCTCGCCACCTATTCACTGTTGCCTATCGTAGAGGCCTTCACCGCCTCGGCTGATATCGCCGTTGAAACCCGCGATATCTCTCTTGCAGGGCGTATCCTGGCCAGCTTCCCCGAGCAATTGGGCGACAAAGCCGTAGCCGACCACCTCGCCGAACTGGGCGCCCTGGCGATTACGCCTGAAGCGAACATCATCAAGCTGCCGAACATCAGCGCCTCGGTTCCGCAACTGCAGGCCGCGATCAAAGAGCTGCAGGCCCAGGGCTACGCACTGCCGGACTACCCGGAAACCGTGACCACCGAAGCCGACAAAGAAGCCAAGGCCCGTTACGACAAGATCAAGGGCAGCGCCGTGAACCCGGTCCTGCGCGAAGGCAACTCCGACCGTCGCGCTCCGCTGTCAGTCAAGAACTATGCGCGCAAGCACCCGCACAAAATGGGTGTCTGGGCTGCTGACTCCAAATCCCATGTCGCGCACATGACCACCGGCGATTTCTACGGCAGCGAAAAAGCTGCCCTGATCGACGCCGCTGGCGCTGTGAAAATCGAACTGATCGCTCAAGACGGCACCACCACCGTCCTGAAAGAAAAAACCACCGTGCAAGCCGGTGAGATCATCGATTGCGCGGTCATGAGCAAAAACGCTCTGCGCAGCTTCATCGCTGCCGAGATCGAAGACGCCAAAGCCAAAGGCGTGCTGCTGTCGGTTCACCTGAAAGCGACCATGATGAAGGTTTCCGACCCGATCATGTTCGGCCAGATCGTTGCCGAGTTCTATAAAGACGCACTGGCCAAGCACGCTGACGTGCTGGCGCAGATCGGCTTTAACCTGAACAACGGCATCGGCGACCTGTACGCTCGCATCAAGGCCCTGCCCGCCGAGCAACAAGCCCATATCGAAGCAGACATTCAAGCGGTCTACGCTGTTCGCCCATCGCTGGCGATGGTCAACTCCGACAAAGGCATCACCAACCTGCACGTGCCGAGCGACGTCATCGTCGACGCCTCGATGCCAGCCATGATCCGTGACTCCGGCAAAATGTGGGGCACCGACGGCCAGCTGCACGACACCAAGGCCGTGATTCCGGATCGCTGCTACGCCACCATCTACCAGGCAGTGATCGAAGACTGCAAGGCCAATGGCGCTTTCGATCCAACCACCATGGGCAGCGTGCCGAACGTTGGCCTGATGGCGCAAAAAGCCGAAGAGTACGGTTCCCACGACAAGACTTTCCAGATCAAGACCAACGGTGTTGTCCGTGTGACCGACACCAAAGGCACCCTGCTGCTGGAACAACCGGTTGAAGCCGGCGATATCTTCCGCATGTGCCAGGCCAAAGACGCGCCGATCCAGGACTGGGTCAAACTGGCCGTCAACCGTGCCCGCGCAAGCAACACACCAGCGATCTTCTGGCTGGACCCGATGCGCGCTCACGACGGCGTAGTGATCGAGAAAGTTCAGGCTTACCTGAAGGATCACGACACAACCGGTCTGGACATCCAGATCATGGCGCCAGTCGACGCGATGAAGTACACCCTCAAGCGCACCCGCGAAGGCAAGGACACCATCTCGGTGACCGGCAACGTTTTGCGCGACTACCTGACCGACCTGTTCCCGATCATGGAACTGGGCACCAGCGCCAAGATGCTGTCGATCGTTCCGCTGATGAAGGGCGGCGGCCTGTTCGAAACCGGCGCTGGCGGTTCCGCACCGAAGCACGTTCAACAGCTGCTGGAAGAAAACTTCTTGCGCTGGGACTCGCTGGGTGAATTCCTGGCACTGGCTGCGTCCCTGGAACACCTGGGCGCGACCTACAACAATCCCAAGGCGCTGGTTCTGGCCAAGACCCTGGACCAGGCCACCGGCCAGTTCCTGGACAACAACAAGTCGCCATCGCGCAAAGTCGGCAACATCGACAACCGCGGCAGCCACTTCTACCTGGCGCTGTACTGGGCTCAAGCCCTGGCTGCCCAGACCGAAGACAAGGCCCTGCAAGCGCAGTTCGCGACCCTGGCCAAAACCCTGACCGAGAACGAAGCAACCATCGTTGCCGAGCTCAATGCCGTTCAGGGCAAACCAGTGGACATCGGCGGTTACTACCACGCCAATGCCGATCTGATCAGCAAGGCCATGCGTCCGAGCGCCACGTTCAACGCGGCGATTGCTGCGCTGGTTTAA
- the aat gene encoding leucyl/phenylalanyl-tRNA--protein transferase — translation MLTWLQRNTLTFPPLDKAMRDPNGLLAAGGDLSADRLIRAYRHGCFPWFSEGQPILWWSPDPRTVLFPDELHVSRSLNKLLRQQRYQVTFDQDFAAVIRACAAPRDYADGTWITQAMQDAYLELHKRGYAHSVEVWDQGELVGGLYGLAMGRLFFGESMFSRADNASKYGFATLVQHLKEWGFVLIDCQMPTDHLHSLGARAIPRSAFAGYLSQYLDQPSRATWVC, via the coding sequence ATGCTGACTTGGTTACAACGCAATACCCTGACGTTCCCGCCGCTGGATAAAGCCATGCGCGACCCCAACGGTCTGCTGGCCGCCGGCGGCGATCTGTCCGCCGACCGGCTGATCCGGGCGTACCGGCACGGTTGCTTTCCCTGGTTCTCGGAAGGACAGCCGATTCTCTGGTGGTCGCCGGACCCGCGCACCGTGCTTTTTCCCGACGAACTGCACGTCTCGCGCAGTCTGAACAAATTGCTGCGCCAACAACGCTATCAGGTGACCTTCGACCAGGATTTTGCCGCCGTCATCCGTGCCTGCGCAGCACCGCGCGACTACGCCGATGGCACCTGGATCACGCAAGCCATGCAGGACGCCTATCTGGAGCTGCACAAGCGCGGTTATGCGCATTCGGTGGAGGTCTGGGATCAGGGTGAACTGGTTGGCGGGCTGTACGGCCTGGCAATGGGTCGGTTGTTTTTCGGCGAGTCCATGTTCAGTCGCGCCGACAACGCCTCCAAGTATGGCTTTGCCACCTTGGTGCAACACCTGAAAGAATGGGGTTTCGTGCTGATCGATTGCCAGATGCCGACCGACCACCTGCATAGCCTCGGTGCGCGAGCGATTCCCCGCAGCGCGTTTGCCGGCTATCTGTCGCAGTACCTGGACCAGCCCAGCCGTGCGACCTGGGTTTGCTGA
- the cspD gene encoding cold shock domain-containing protein CspD: MAVGKVKWFNNAKGYGFINEDGKTEDLFAHYSAIKMDGYKTLKAGQAVTFNIIQGPKGLHAVEINDALAKTTTATATTASTSTHGTALS; encoded by the coding sequence ATGGCAGTCGGCAAGGTCAAGTGGTTCAACAACGCCAAGGGTTACGGCTTCATCAACGAGGACGGCAAGACAGAAGATCTGTTTGCCCACTACTCGGCCATCAAAATGGATGGCTATAAAACCCTGAAGGCCGGACAGGCTGTGACCTTCAACATCATCCAGGGGCCCAAGGGGCTGCATGCGGTCGAGATCAACGACGCCCTGGCCAAAACCACCACCGCGACTGCCACCACCGCCTCCACCAGCACCCACGGCACAGCTCTGAGCTGA
- the clpS gene encoding ATP-dependent Clp protease adapter ClpS produces MHAISQIRLTFNQDRPDLHDDDSAGIAVQEAKPALQAPPMYKVVLFNDDYTPMDFVVEVLEVFFNLNRELATKVMLAVHTEGRAVCGVFTRDIAETKAMQVNQYARESQHPLLCEIEKDG; encoded by the coding sequence ATGCATGCAATCAGCCAGATTCGACTAACATTCAATCAGGATCGCCCTGATTTACACGACGACGATTCCGCAGGCATTGCTGTTCAGGAGGCCAAGCCTGCTCTACAGGCGCCGCCGATGTACAAGGTGGTTTTGTTCAATGATGACTACACACCGATGGATTTCGTCGTCGAAGTGCTCGAGGTGTTTTTTAACCTGAATCGCGAGCTGGCGACCAAGGTCATGCTGGCCGTCCATACAGAAGGGCGGGCAGTATGTGGAGTGTTTACCCGCGACATCGCCGAGACCAAGGCCATGCAGGTCAACCAGTACGCCAGGGAAAGCCAGCATCCGCTACTCTGTGAAATCGAGAAGGACGGTTAA
- the infA gene encoding translation initiation factor IF-1, translating into MSKEDSFEMEGTVVDTLPNTMFRVELENGHVVTAHISGKMRKNYIRILTGDKVRVELTPYDLSKGRITYRAR; encoded by the coding sequence ATGTCGAAAGAAGACAGCTTCGAAATGGAAGGCACTGTCGTCGACACCCTGCCCAACACCATGTTTCGTGTGGAGTTGGAAAATGGGCACGTCGTAACCGCGCATATCTCCGGCAAGATGCGCAAGAACTACATCCGTATTCTTACCGGTGACAAAGTGCGCGTCGAGCTGACGCCCTATGACTTGAGCAAAGGGCGCATCACTTACCGCGCTCGCTAA
- the icd gene encoding NADP-dependent isocitrate dehydrogenase — protein MGYKKIQVPAVGDKITVNADHSLNVPNNPIIPFIEGDGIGVDISPVMIKVVDAAVKKAYGGERKISWMEVYAGEKATQVYDQDTWLPQETLDAVKDYVVSIKGPLTTPVGGGIRSLNVALRQQLDLYVCLRPVRWFEGVPSPVKKPGDVDMTIFRENSEDIYAGIEWKAGSAEATKVIKFLKEEMGVTKIRFDENCGIGIKPVSLQGTKRLARKALQYVVDNDRDSLTIVHKGNIMKFTEGAFKEWAYEVAAEEFGATLLDGGPWMQFKNPKTGKNVIVKDAIADAMLQQILLRPAEYDVIATLNLNGDYLSDALAAEVGGIGIAPGANLSDTVAMFEATHGTAPKYAGKDQVNPGSLILSAEMMLRHMGWTEAADLIIKGTNGAISAKTVTYDFERLMDGATLLSSSAFGDALISHM, from the coding sequence ATGGGTTACAAGAAGATTCAGGTTCCAGCCGTCGGCGACAAAATCACCGTCAATGCAGACCATTCTCTCAATGTTCCTAATAACCCGATCATTCCCTTCATCGAAGGCGACGGCATTGGGGTTGATATCAGCCCCGTCATGATCAAGGTTGTCGATGCTGCCGTGAAGAAGGCTTACGGTGGCGAGCGCAAGATTTCCTGGATGGAAGTGTACGCCGGGGAAAAAGCGACTCAGGTTTACGACCAGGACACCTGGCTGCCCCAGGAAACCCTGGACGCGGTCAAGGACTACGTGGTTTCCATCAAGGGTCCGCTGACTACCCCGGTCGGTGGTGGCATTCGTTCGCTGAACGTGGCGCTGCGTCAACAACTCGATCTCTATGTCTGCCTGCGTCCGGTGCGCTGGTTCGAAGGCGTGCCGAGCCCGGTCAAGAAGCCTGGCGACGTCGACATGACGATCTTCCGCGAGAACTCCGAAGACATCTATGCCGGTATCGAGTGGAAGGCCGGTTCGGCCGAGGCCACCAAAGTCATCAAATTCCTTAAAGAAGAAATGGGCGTTACCAAGATCCGTTTCGACGAAAACTGCGGTATCGGCATCAAGCCGGTTTCCCTGCAGGGAACCAAGCGTCTGGCGCGCAAGGCGCTGCAATATGTGGTCGATAATGACCGCGATTCGCTGACCATCGTGCACAAAGGCAACATCATGAAGTTCACCGAAGGTGCCTTCAAGGAATGGGCCTACGAAGTGGCCGCCGAAGAGTTCGGCGCGACCCTGCTCGATGGTGGTCCGTGGATGCAGTTCAAGAACCCTAAAACCGGCAAGAACGTCATCGTCAAGGATGCCATCGCCGATGCCATGCTCCAGCAGATCCTGCTGCGCCCGGCCGAGTACGATGTCATCGCGACCCTGAACCTGAACGGCGACTACCTCTCCGACGCCCTGGCGGCGGAAGTGGGCGGTATCGGTATCGCGCCAGGCGCCAACCTGTCCGACACCGTGGCGATGTTCGAAGCCACCCACGGTACTGCGCCGAAGTACGCCGGCAAGGACCAGGTCAACCCGGGTTCGTTGATTCTGTCCGCTGAAATGATGTTGCGCCACATGGGCTGGACCGAAGCGGCTGACCTGATCATCAAAGGCACCAACGGCGCGATTTCCGCCAAAACCGTGACCTACGACTTCGAACGCCTGATGGACGGCGCCACGCTGCTTTCGTCTTCGGCCTTCGGCGATGCCCTGATCTCGCATATGTAA
- a CDS encoding NUDIX hydrolase produces the protein MDWQPHITVATIVEDNGRFLMVEELKHGRVVLNQPAGHLDPNETLTEAAVRETLEETGWDVEPTGVLGIYLYTAPSNGVTYQRVCFIAKPLKHHPDYQLDDGIVGAKWLTRDELIEQRDSWRSELIIRCIDDYLDGKHFGLELIRPSL, from the coding sequence ATGGACTGGCAACCCCACATCACCGTCGCCACCATCGTAGAAGACAACGGCCGCTTCCTGATGGTCGAGGAACTCAAGCACGGACGCGTGGTGCTCAACCAGCCCGCCGGCCACCTCGACCCGAACGAAACCCTGACCGAGGCCGCCGTGCGCGAAACCCTCGAGGAAACCGGCTGGGACGTCGAGCCGACCGGTGTGCTGGGCATTTATCTCTATACCGCACCCAGCAACGGCGTGACCTACCAACGGGTCTGCTTCATCGCCAAGCCGCTCAAACACCACCCGGACTACCAGCTGGACGACGGTATCGTCGGCGCCAAGTGGTTGACCCGCGACGAATTAATCGAGCAGAGGGACAGCTGGCGCAGCGAGCTGATTATCCGCTGTATCGACGACTATCTGGACGGCAAACACTTCGGTCTCGAATTGATCCGCCCTTCTCTTTAG
- the trxB gene encoding thioredoxin-disulfide reductase: MSEAKHHRLIILGSGPAGYSAAVYAARANLRPVVITGIQAGGQLTTTVEVDNWPGDVEGLTGPALMERMQKHAERFDTEIVYDHIHTAKLQQRPFELTGDSGTYTCDALIIATGASAQYLGLPSEETFAGKGVSACATCDGFFYRNQVVAVIGGGNTAVEEALYLSNIAREVHLIHRRDKLRSEKILQDKLFEKAANGNIRLHWNQHLDEVLGDASGVTGARLRDSHTGATQELPLAGVFIAIGHKPNTDLFTGQLEMRDGYLLVKGGSEGDATATAIAGVFAAGDVADHVYRQAVTSAGAGCMAALDAEKYLDDIPVV; this comes from the coding sequence ATGAGCGAAGCGAAGCATCACCGCCTGATCATTCTGGGTTCCGGCCCCGCCGGTTACAGCGCAGCCGTGTATGCCGCCCGCGCCAACCTCAGACCCGTTGTCATTACCGGCATACAGGCAGGTGGCCAGCTCACCACCACCGTCGAAGTCGATAACTGGCCCGGCGATGTCGAAGGCCTCACCGGCCCTGCCCTGATGGAGCGCATGCAAAAACACGCCGAACGCTTTGACACAGAGATCGTCTACGACCACATCCACACGGCCAAGTTGCAACAGCGCCCGTTTGAACTCACGGGAGACAGCGGAACCTACACGTGCGATGCGCTGATTATTGCCACCGGAGCCTCCGCGCAATACCTGGGTCTGCCCTCGGAAGAAACGTTTGCCGGCAAAGGGGTTTCGGCTTGCGCGACTTGCGACGGCTTCTTCTATCGCAATCAGGTCGTCGCCGTGATCGGTGGCGGCAATACGGCGGTTGAAGAAGCGTTGTACCTGTCCAACATTGCCAGGGAAGTGCATCTGATTCACCGTCGGGACAAGTTGCGCTCGGAGAAGATCCTTCAGGACAAACTCTTCGAGAAAGCCGCCAATGGCAATATCCGCCTGCACTGGAACCAGCATCTGGATGAAGTGTTGGGCGATGCCAGTGGCGTCACCGGTGCGCGCCTGCGTGACAGCCACACCGGAGCCACCCAGGAGCTGCCGCTCGCTGGCGTGTTCATTGCCATCGGCCACAAGCCCAACACCGACCTTTTCACCGGCCAGCTGGAAATGCGTGACGGCTACCTGCTGGTCAAGGGTGGCAGCGAAGGCGACGCCACAGCGACGGCCATCGCTGGCGTATTTGCCGCCGGCGATGTGGCCGACCATGTCTATCGCCAGGCCGTCACTTCGGCCGGAGCCGGCTGCATGGCGGCACTGGACGCGGAAAAATACCTCGACGACATTCCCGTCGTTTGA